Below is a window of Sporosarcina ureae DNA.
TTGCGATTTCTGGTTTGCATGTCGGACTGTTGACGTTTTTTATACGGGTAATCTTCTTGCGAGTTGGTTTTCGAAAAGAATGGGTGACCTACGGATTACTGGTGTTTTTGCCGACTTACGCATGTATTGCTGGCGGAGCACCTTCTGTCTGGCGTGCGGCCACTGTCACGATGATTGTATTACTTGCGGTTACAGGGAATTTGAGATTGCGCCTAGATGATGCACTGGCTATGAGCGCATTGTTCTTTATCGTGATGCAACCCCATATCGTATTCCAGCCTGGATTTCAGCTATCTTATTTAGCTGCATTCTCTTTATTGTATTCGTCCGCTATTTTAAGCCAGGCAAAAAATGGTTTCGTTGTATCTTTTCTTGTCACGGTTATTACGCAAGTCGCGCTTTATCCTATTTTGTTGTATCACTTCTTTGAGTTGTCGATGTCTTCTTTTATCGCGAATTTGTTCTATGTCCCTTTGTATTCCATATTTATTTTGCCAGCCAATTTATTACTGTTAGTTTGTACGTATACAATCCCTCCGCTAGCCAGTTTACTTTTTCACATGTATGAACCAATCAGACAATGGATAGGTAGCATGACCACTTGGTTTGCTTCATTTCCGTACCAAATGTGGACACCGGGACAGCCGGATGGAATAGGTTCTGCGCTTGCGGTTCTTGGGATCTTACTATTTCTAGTTTCTTTGGAACGAAGAAAATGTATTGCGCTAGGTATCGCTGGCTTATTGTTACCGGCATTTTATTTGGAAATCAAACCGATACTACATCGGGACGCGATCGTTTCGTACGTCGACGTGGGACAAGGGGACAGTACGATTATCGAGATGCCTTTTAAAAAAGCAGTGTATATGATAGATACTGGTGGCGTCGTTCATTTTGGTGAAGCGAATTGGAAAACTCCTGAGCAGCCATTTGAAATTGGACGAAATATCGTTGTGCCGTACTTAAAAGCAAAAGGTATTACGAAAATCGACCGATTGATGATTTCTCATGCCGATCTTGATCATATGGAAGGTGCGGATGAAGTCATGGAAGAGTTACGCGTGAAGGAGATTCATATACCGCCTGGAAGCGAACAAGAGAAAGCGATGGAAGACGTGTTACGACTGGCCAATGAACAAAAAGTTCCAGTGCAGCTCGTTGGGGAAGGCTTTAATTGGAATATAGACGATTATCAGTTTCAATATGTAGCGCCTGAAGAACGTATGTATGACGGCAATGACAGTTCACTCATACTGGTCATGAAGAAGAATGATCTTCATTTCATCTTTCCTGGAGATTTGGAGAAAGAGGGAGAACAGCGATTTTTGCAAAGGTATCGTTCTGCAGATTTTCAACGTGTTGTGCTAAAAGCGGGCCATCATGGCAGTAAAACATCGAGTACAGAGCCTTTTATCAATTTCTTACAGCCCGAGTTTATTATCGTTTCGGCAGGAAGAAATAGTCGCTATGGACATCCGCATGCAGAAGTAGTGAATCGGTTCATTGAGCATGGCATTCCGTTTTGGTCGACAGCGGAACAAGGAACTATTGAATTACGTGTAAAGGATGGTATGTATACGACTACATCTAGTCGCTAAAAACAAATAGACACATCCGCCAATTAGGTGGATGTGTCTACTTTATAAAACAGTTTATTAGCGAGCGACGATATCGATGATCGTAGCAACAACAAAAATTGCCGAAAAACCGATAAACGCAACTATAAAGCCGATGCCACTATCAATCGCGTCATTACGTTTGGATTGGACATCATGTTCAAATTCATTCATTGCTACACCTCCTAATTCCATACTAAGTATAGATGAAAGTGAAAGAAAAATCCATATAAATCGACGTTTTTAGGTGTTGCAATGTATGTTGACACAATTTGTTCATAGAGTAAGTGAATTATAAGTTAAAAGAGCGGAAACGCATATGGCCATTTCCGCTTCATCCATTCTAGTTAATAGTATCTGTCCTTTTCTGCTGTTTCGCGATGGTTTGGTGTCATCGGTTCTTGCTTCGGTGTCAAGTGACCAAGTTCGGCCAATTCCAAAGAGATTTCTTCTTTCTCCTCAGGTTTTGAATTTTTACGAGTATTTGCTTCTAGACGCTTAGATTTTTTCATCAATAAACCTCCTTTACTCGCTAGTATGGAGAAATAATTGATTTTCATGTATAGTTAGCACAGGTTTTTACATGCAAGTACTCGTTAACAGAGGTGAAGAAAGTGGTTACGAAAATTTGGAGTCAAATTGAAAAAGGCGATGTGCAACCAGTTTATTTACTGACTGGTACTGAGCAACATTTATTGGATGAAACGATAAAGAAATTGATCAAGGCAGTGCCCGGCATGACATCATCTGAAGTGAATCGCTTTGATTTGGAAGAGATACCTATCCAGGCAGTTCTTGAAGTAGCGAATGAATTTCCGTTTTTAGTCGATCATAAATTAATTGTCGCAAAAAACTGCTCGTTTTTGAAAGCAACCGATAATTCAAAAGAAAAACAGAACCATCAATTAGAATTGTTGGAAAAGTGGCTGGAAAATCCATCGCCTACCGCAACGGTAGTATTTGTGGCGCCATATGAAAAATTAGATGCACGAAAGAAAATTACGAAGAAAATTAAAAAACATGCAGTTGTCGTAGAAGCTGTGGCTTTGCAAGGACAAGACTTATCTACGTGGATCATGCAACAAGGGAAAGATAAAGGGATTGCGTTTGATAAAAAGACAGCTGAATTCCTCATGGAGATGTCAGGAACTGATTTGCTGACTCTTTCTACTGAAGTGGACAAGCTAGCGGGTTATTTGGCATTCAGTGGCACAGTCGACGTCGATATGATTGAACAATTGGTTGCTAGAACGCCCGAAATGGATGTATTCCGCCTGACGGATTCATTCGTTAATAACAAACGTGC
It encodes the following:
- a CDS encoding DNA internalization-related competence protein ComEC/Rec2 — translated: MTFQWKDQVKIDGAKVKGFATLHDGTIVYMMYTLTSEHEKKRFQAARLSTFLFTAEVEPKELEPAAHNYSFDMARYLRMNGAAGILEATRITSSQPLTTLRTRLSHYRFSIKQHIHEQFPSSLVTEAEALLIGDRSGMDRLLQKEYQTLGITHLFAISGLHVGLLTFFIRVIFLRVGFRKEWVTYGLLVFLPTYACIAGGAPSVWRAATVTMIVLLAVTGNLRLRLDDALAMSALFFIVMQPHIVFQPGFQLSYLAAFSLLYSSAILSQAKNGFVVSFLVTVITQVALYPILLYHFFELSMSSFIANLFYVPLYSIFILPANLLLLVCTYTIPPLASLLFHMYEPIRQWIGSMTTWFASFPYQMWTPGQPDGIGSALAVLGILLFLVSLERRKCIALGIAGLLLPAFYLEIKPILHRDAIVSYVDVGQGDSTIIEMPFKKAVYMIDTGGVVHFGEANWKTPEQPFEIGRNIVVPYLKAKGITKIDRLMISHADLDHMEGADEVMEELRVKEIHIPPGSEQEKAMEDVLRLANEQKVPVQLVGEGFNWNIDDYQFQYVAPEERMYDGNDSSLILVMKKNDLHFIFPGDLEKEGEQRFLQRYRSADFQRVVLKAGHHGSKTSSTEPFINFLQPEFIIVSAGRNSRYGHPHAEVVNRFIEHGIPFWSTAEQGTIELRVKDGMYTTTSSR
- a CDS encoding YqzM family protein, with amino-acid sequence MNEFEHDVQSKRNDAIDSGIGFIVAFIGFSAIFVVATIIDIVAR
- the holA gene encoding DNA polymerase III subunit delta, translating into MKKVVTKIWSQIEKGDVQPVYLLTGTEQHLLDETIKKLIKAVPGMTSSEVNRFDLEEIPIQAVLEVANEFPFLVDHKLIVAKNCSFLKATDNSKEKQNHQLELLEKWLENPSPTATVVFVAPYEKLDARKKITKKIKKHAVVVEAVALQGQDLSTWIMQQGKDKGIAFDKKTAEFLMEMSGTDLLTLSTEVDKLAGYLAFSGTVDVDMIEQLVARTPEMDVFRLTDSFVNNKRAESLAVYHDLLRNGEEPIMMASLIASQVRLMIHVTNLRKKGYQQQQIATTLHIHPYRVKLMMQRKLPPLPVLLKALDDLATIDLQLKTTSGNRQRKLELFLMNGL